The proteins below come from a single Aegilops tauschii subsp. strangulata cultivar AL8/78 chromosome 6, Aet v6.0, whole genome shotgun sequence genomic window:
- the LOC141026265 gene encoding uncharacterized protein: MSADGHDDARSPVRSLTPSSLRRGRSRTRRSSRAVVVQERVVREHGGGSFVYPELTWTNYIEWALGMKVNLKAQGLWDAIELGCDVEREDSAAMAAILRAVPADMHGILAVKPSVKEAWEAVKVLSMGVERARPATAQRLRNEFEPISFMDGESVDVFGMRSTSLVNNMRTVRDKIEDAKVVTKFLRVVPRRYSQVAIAIETLLNVSTLTIEELTGWLRSVEERYGLDDSGGSSSGTLLMTEAEWDARRKNRERGNGDNGSGAGRNINNGGGTGAGGNINNGGGTGAFGSNSGGRGGRGRARGGGSRNGPRPTDQCRYCKKLGHWARDCNTRKREQAHHVQAAGDDDADPALLLTSVCALTEATEELAAPAPPSEIVMLNEERAGVLPGRDGERHSSAWFLDTSASNHMTGDRSLFAELDTGVGGNMRFGDGSVVDICGRDTLDEVGCRVTIKHGELCVLDTQRQLLSKVQRNGNCLYVLRVKPAQPQCMVVRYDSVSWRWHARMGHLNFQALQKLAREEMVRGLPRIDHVDELCDAFLAGKQRRAPFPVISPPTPGGKRYFLLLVEDRSRYMWLVLLASKDQAQAAIRRFKATVEVEAGRPLRALRTDRGGEFTSAVFMEYCAEEGVKRKLTTLYTPQQNGVVERNQIVVPMARSMLKAKGLPAKF; this comes from the exons ACTCCTTCGTCGCTGCGACGGGGAAGGAGTAGGACCAGGCGCAGCAGCCGCGCCGTGGTGGTCCAGGAGCGCGTCGTGCGGGAGCACGGTGGCGGCTCGTTCGTCTACCCCGAGCTCACCTGGACCAACTACATTGAGTGGGCACTCGGCATGAAGGTCAACCTGAAGGCCCAGGGCCTTTGGGATGCAATTGAGCTGGGGTGCGACGTCGAGCGCGAGGACAGTGCGGCCATGGCGGCGATCTTGCGCGCCGTGCCCGCGGACATGCACGGCATCCTTGCCGTCAAGCCATCCGTGAAGGAGGCGTGGGAGGCGGTGAAGGTGCTGAGCATGGGCGTCGAGCGGGCGCGCCCGGCGACGGCGCAACGCCTCCGCAACGAATTCGAGCCCATCTCCTTCATGGACGGGGAATCCGTCGATGTGTTCGGGATGCGGAGCACGTCCCTCGTCAACAACATGCGCACCGTCAGAGACAAGATTGAAGATGCAAAGGTAGTCACCAAGTTCCTTCGAGTTGTTCCACGGCGCTATTCACAGGTGGCGATTGCCATCGAGACGCTGCTCAACGTGAGCACTCTCACGATTGAGGAGTTGACGGGGTGGCTCCGCTCTGTGGAGGAGCGCTACGGACTCGACGACTCCGGCGGCTCAAGCTCCGGCACCCTCCTGATGACGGAGGCAGAGTGGGACGCGCGCCGGAAGAACCGTGAGCGTGGCAACGGCGACAACGGCAGCGGCGCCGGCCGCAACATCAACAACGGCGGCGGCACCGGCGCCGGCGGCAACATCAACAACGGCGGCGGCACCGGCGCCTTTGGGTCCAACTCCGGGGGGCGCGGTGGGCGAGGACGCGCCCGGGGCGGCGGTTCGCGCAATGGCCCTCGCCCCACAGACCAGTGCAGGTACTGCAAGAAGTTGGGTCATTGGGCCCGGGACTGCAACACAAGGAAGCGCGAACAGGCGCACCATGTGCAGGCTGCCGGCGATGATGACGCCGACCCTGCCCTCCTCCTGACGTCGGTGTGTGCCCTGACAGAGGCCACAGAGGAGCTGGCGGCCCCTGCTCCGCCATCGGAGATCGTCATGCTCAATGAAGAGCGCGCCGGCGTGCTGCCCGGGCGTGACGGCGAGCGTCATAGCTCGGCATGGTTCCTCGACACCAGCGCGAGCAATCACATGACCGGGGATCGGTCACTCTTCGCCGAGCTGGACACCGGCGTGGGCGGGAACATGCGCTTTGGAGACGGGTCTGTGGTGGACATCTGCGGACGCGACACG CTGGACGAGGTCGGCTGCCGGGTCACGATCAAGCACGGGGAGTTGTGTGTGCTCGACACTCAACGCCAGCTCCTCTCTAAGGTTCAGCGCAATGGCAACTGCCTCTACGTGCTCCGCGTCAAGCCGGCGCAGCCTCAGTGTATGGTTGTGCGCTATGACAGTGTGTCCTGGCGCTGGCACGCGCGCATGGGACACCTGAACTTCCAGGCGCTGCAGAAGCTGGCTCGAGAGGAGATGGTGCGGGGCCTCCCGCGGATCGACCATGTCGATGAACTATGCGACGCTTTCCTCGCCGGCAAGCAGCGGCGGGCACCGTTCCC CGTGATCTCGCCGCCGACACCCGGGGGAAAGAGATACTTCCTGCTCCTCGTGGAAGATCGAAGCAGGTATATGTGGCTGGTCCTCCTTGCTTCCAAGGACCAGGCCCAAGCCGCGATCAGGCGCTTCAAGGCCACCGTCGAGGTCGAGGCGGGGCGGCCCCTGCGCGCGCTCCGGACGGACCGGGGTGGCGAGTTCACATCGGCGGTGTTCATGGAATACTGTGCCGAAGAAGGCGTCAAGCGGAAGCTCACGACGTTGTACACACCCCAGCAGAACGGGGTGGTGGAGAGGAACCAGATAGTGGTTCCCATGGCGCGCAGCATGCTCAAGGCGAAGGGCTTGCCGGCTAAGTTCTAG